The Alteromonas macleodii ATCC 27126 genome segment TTGGCGGTAGTGACTGATGAAAGCGGTGCGGTAAGTATTCGTTCTCGTTCATCGTTAGTGGCGAAGGAAACACAGCCACAAGATACCGAAAAGAAAACAGACGAGGGAGGCAATGGACTTGAAAAAATTGCGGTCGTCGGTACTCGTAACTCGCCTCGAAGTGCTGTTGACTCACCAGTTCCTTTGGATGTGATTGGTTCTGAAACCCTCAACTCACAGGGAAATTCAGACGTGCTTTCTATGTTAAGCGTGATGGTTCCTTCGTTGAACGTAAACGATCAGCCCATCAATGATGCCAGTAGCCTGGTAAGGCCGGCGAACCTTAGAGGAATGTCCTCGGATCACACGCTTTTGTTGCTTAACGGAAAGCGACGCCATCGCTCTGCGGTAATCACGTTTTTAGGCGGAGGTTTATCTGACGGTGCACAAGGGCCTGATATATCGGTTATTCCTGCCTATGCGTTAAAGCAAGTCGAAGTATTGCGAGATGGTGCAGCAGCCCAGTATGGCTCAGACGCCATTGCAGGCGTGATTAACTTCGTACTTAAGGATGCTCGTGAAGGAGGGCATGTTGCGCTGAAGGTTGGCGGATACAGTGAAGGCGACGGCGAACTGTTTCAAGTGCAGTTGAATAAGGGCTTTGCTATTGGAGAAAACGGCTTTTTAAATGCAACGGCAGAGTATCGTCAGCAAAATGGCACGTCGCGCTCTGTACAGCGGGTTGATGCGCAGAACTTGATTGACCAAGGGAATGTGTTCATCGCGTCACCGTCCCAAGTATGGGGAGCGCTTGATGTTAACGAAGATATTAAACTTGCGCTAAATGCAGGCGCAGACATTTCGTCTAAATCACAATTTTACAGCTTTGCCACTGCAGCAAGAAGAGAAATAAACGGTGGTTTTTACTTTCGAAATCCGCAAACCCGAGAAGGGGTGTTCAGCCGTACCGACCCAAATACAGGGGAAAGTCGTTTGATTGTAGCCGATCTCGACGGGCTGGAAAGTGGAATTGCTTGCCCTTCTATAACCTTGTCCAGCAATAGTGTATTGCTGGACCCCTCGTATCAACTTATTGCAGATAACACAACGGCGCTTGGTGCCAACTGTTTTGCTTTCAACGAGTGGTTCCCTGGCGGTTTCACACCAAAATTTGGGGGCACGATAACGGATGCTTCTGTTGCGATGGGCGTTAAACATGAGTTACCTAATGGCTGGGCGATGGATGCCAGTGCGACATTGGGCTACAGTGACATTGAGTACACCATCTCCAATACGGTTAATCCATCGTTAGGGCCACAAACGCCAACGTCGTTTTCGCCCGGTGGTGTGTCGCAAGTAGAGCGAACGCTTAACTTAGATTTTAACAAACTCATTCAAACTATTTTCGACGATCCGGTTAGCATTGCCGTGGGCTTAGAATGGCGCAAAGAAACCTATTTTCAAAAGTCCGGCGATGAAGCGTCATATATTGCAGGCCCTTTCGCTCTAGAGCCGCCACTTGGGTTGAACCAAGGCTTTTCCATCGGTTCCAACGGTTTTCCGGGGTATCAGCCTCAAAGTGCTGGGCACTGGAGCAGAAGCAATTGGGCTGTGTACGCCGATTTGGAATTTTATGTTACCGAAGCATGGCAGTTTGGCGTGGCCACTCGTGTAGAGCATTTCAGTGATTTCGGCTCGACATTCGATGGGAAATTGAGTACTCGCTATAAACTAAATGATATTTTTGCATTACGCGGATCTGTAAACACCGGTTTTAAGGCGCCAACAGTAGGGCAGAGTAATGTTATCAACGTAACTACCGCCTACGGTGTTAACGGTTTGGAAGACCAAGCAACGCTGCCTCCAACTGATCTTATCTCACTGCAACTAGGCGCAACTCCACTGACGCCTGAAGAATCGGTGAACTTTAGCCTTGGGCTAGTTATGCAGGCAAGCGAGAACTTTTTTGCAACGCTCGACTATTTCAATATTCGCCTTTCTGATCGTATTAGTACGACATCTGCAATTCCGTTAACCGACGACGACATTAGTGCGCTTATTGCCCAAGGGCGTCCAGATGCGGCGAAATATAATGCTGCAAAGTATTTTACTAATGACTTTGACACAAAAACTCAGGGTGTTGATTTAGTTGTTAACTACAATTTTGCGCTAGCTGATTGGTCAAATTCTTTACTTCTTGCCTTCAACTGGACAGACACACAAGTAGAGCGGGTTACACTTTATCCTGCGCAAGTGGGGGACGAAATACGGCTTCTACCTAATCTAACACAGGCAAGAATTCGCATGCTGGAAGATAACTTGCCTGCTCATCGAGGCAGTATCACGCTGGAGCAATCGAAAGGAAATTGGGCATTTACTTGGCGACTGAACTATTACGGTGAGTTTTATGAAGACCATCTTGATGCGTCCGCAGGGATGGACATATACGGCAATGCGTTAACCACATTCGATGCCCAAGTTGCATGGAAAGTACTGCCTCAAACACAAGTTACCCTCGGCGCCCAAAATCTGTTTGATTCGCTGCCTAATGAAAACCCTTTTCAAGGTGAAGTTGGCGCACTCTACCCACCTACATCGCCTAGCGGTATCAATGGGGCTTTCTATTATGCAGGCATTGAGTACACCTTTAACTAGGGCGTGCTTCAGCAAAGCTACGTAGTTAAATGGCGCGCTGCACTCATTGAAAGTAAGAAAATGAGCCTAGCTCTGAGTTTGAAAGGACAACAACCTATCGTTTTAGGTGACGATGTGAATGTTACTTAGGTAATTGAACTAGAATATGACTTAGGTCACTTAAAGGAATAATCGTGATAATAAATATGGTGTTTAAAGTCTAGCCAAGGATGCTAAGAGCGATGACGTTGCGTGTTAAGAATACGCGAGTTGGCTAATTGCCTAGCCAACGTCTTTGAATAGGGACTCATCGACGATAGTTTGGTCAATGATCTGTTGCGCCATGTTGATGCACTTACCGCATTGTGAGCCAAGCTCTAAATGTTGACGTAACTCTCGCATATTTCCCACACCGTTTTCTTCAACCGCTGCGCGAATGCTTTTATCAGTTACCCCATAGCACATGCAAACAAACATTAAACGTACTCCAAATGAATCTGTAAATGATAATAATTGTTATTCTTTGCTTTAGCAAGTGGATAATGACAAATTTAATACAAGGTAATTGAAGAAAGACTGAACAGTGTGGGGTGATGTTAAGCGGTTATTGGTATGATCAGTAAAAAAACTCGTTGTTTAATATTGTTATTTCCATATTCGTACCTATTTTCTTTGAAGGAAATTTCTTATCAAAGTGGTTACGCAACGTAATCACTTCTATTATTACAATCCAAATATAAATGGAGAGACTCATGAGTGTATTAGTTGGCCGTCCAGCACCTGACTTTACTGCAGCAGCGGTACTTGGTAGTGGTGAAATTGTTGACACTTTCACACTAAGTGAAGCAATCAAGGGCAAGAAAGCTGTTGTATTCTTCTACCCACTAGATTTTACGTTTGTTTGCCCGTCAGAGCTTATCGCCTTTGACAAGCGTTTCGACGAGTTCAAAAAGCGTGGTGTTGAAGTGATCGGTGTTTCAATCGACTCTCAGTTCTCACACAATGCGTGGAGAAACACTCCGGTAAATCAAGGTGGTATTGGTCCGGTTAAGTACACCCTTGTTGCTGACGTTAAGCACGACATCTGCCAGGCATACGATGTTGAGCACCCAGAAGATGGCGTTGCGTTCCGTGGTTCATTCCTAATCGACGAAGAAGGTATGGTACGTCATCAGGTAATCAATGACCTTCCACTTGGCCGTAACGTTGATGAAATGCTACGCATGGTTGATGCACTAGCATTCCACCAAGAGCATGGTGAAGTTTGCCCAGCGGGTTGGACTGAAGGTAAAGCAGGTATGGATGCGTCGCCTGAAGGTGTTGCTAAGTACCTATCTGAAGAAGCAGACAAGCTATAAGCTAAACTGTTTAAAGATTATAAAAAAACAGCGCCTTTTGGCGCTGTTTTTGTTTATATCAGTTTGAATAAAACTACTCTTTATTTTCTACAGGCCATCCGCCTAGCGCTTTATAGCGATTTACCATATAGCAAAATAGCTCGGTGGTCTTTTGGGCGTCATACAGCGCACTGTGCGCTTCACTTTGGTCAAATGCAATCCCCGCTGCACGGCATGCTTTTACCAAAACCGTTTGGCCTAAGGCCAATCCAGCAAGGCTGGTGGTGTCAAATGAAACAAACGGATGGAACGGCGTGCGTTTTATATTGCAGCGTTCTATCGCGGCATTGACGAAACTCTGATCGAACGTTGCATTGTGAGCAACAATAACTGAACGTTGGCAGTCTGCATTTTTTTGCGCCTTGCGGATGCCTTTACATAAGTCCTTCATGGCTTCGCTTTCTTCAATAGCCCCTCGCAATGCACAATTAGGATCGATGCCATTAAATTCTAAGGCTGCTGGCTCTAGGTTAGCGCCCTCAAAGGGGTCAATGTGATAATGAAAAGTTTGATCAGGATGAAGTATACCGTTTTCATCCATTTTCACCGTTACCGCGGCTAATTCTAACAGGGCGTCAGTGCCTGCATTAAATCCGGCTGTTTCAACGTCGATAACAACGGGAAAGTAACCTCGAAAGCGCTGGGAGAGAAGGGGCGGGTTGGCAGACATAAACACTCTTGTAAGACTCGATTGCGTTAATTGGTTGGTGACTAAAATGCGTACCAACCTGCGAAGCATATTGCGTAAAAGAATTATCGCAAGGATACTCTCGAGTTGCCAGTTGCAATTTATAAACTGTTAAATCAGGGGGCTAGCAAAAGTACAAAACGCGAATGGTATTAAACGCTAAACTTTTCTACAATTTGGACGATAATCAAATTAAGCGTGAAAAATCATTAGGCACATTTCTTCTTTTTGTGTGAGCTAATTTGATTCATTATGTTCGGTAATTTGTGCACGTAGTGTTGTCTTTTACCTGTGTTAGTCTGATTTTCGTTATGGTGTCGAAATGGTGTCGAAATTAAAATACATCGCTTTATTGGGGATGCTGGGGTCATTGTCTTCCCACGCTGCCATGCGGCAATATTCTGCAACCATAGAAAGCTCCAACTGGCGAATAGACAAAGACACCCGACTTCAGTGTACCTTGAACCACGAACTACCCGGTTATGGCGAAGCCATGTTCACGAGCTCAGCGTCGAAGCAGCTTAATATGGAATTTGAACTGGACATGTATTTGCTGCCAAGCAAATTTGATATGGCTGCTGTTTATTCTGTACCACCTAAATGGATGCCCGGCGTTGCGCCTAAAACCATTGCCGACATGTCTATTCGTAAACAGTACAATGGCGACCTTCCGCAGGATGCGGCTTGGACTATGTTGTCTGAATTAGAAAAAGGCTTTTGGCCCACAATCTATTACCAAGATTGGTATAACAAATACGACCAAGTGAGTGTGGCATTAAACGCTAGCAACTTCTCTGGTGTGTATCGTGAATTTGTGAAGTGTGTATCGAACTTATTGCCCTTCGGTTTTGATGACATTGCCTACACGGTATTGTCGTATCAAAACAACAGTACAGAGCTAACCAAATATTCGCAGAAGCGCTTAACCATGATAGGTGAATACTTAAAAGAAGACGGCGAGCTTGAGCTTGTGCTTCTTGATGGTTACACCGATAGCTACGGCGGTCGCTATAATAATGAACAGTTGTCTATTCGACGTGCTAACGAAGTAAAAAGCTATTTGACTACGCTAGGTGTACCTGAAGATCGAATTCAGTTAACAGGCCACGGTGAGAAACGCCATATTGCGCCAAACGATACGCGAGAAAGCCGTGCCCAAAATAGACGCGTGGTGGTGCGACTTTCAAAATCCTAGGCGCTAATTGTCGCGCCTACACTCGCTTTAAAATGCGTTAGTTTAATTTTTCTCGCCACCTTAATACCGGTACTAAATGATCGGTGAAAACACCGTCAGCACCTACCACCTTGTCTAAAACTTCCAAGACTTGTTCTGAACTCATACCTGCTGGTAGTGCATCATGTCGGTAGGTGTAGGGGTGGATTGTCAGGTTATTTTCGTGGGCGTAGGCAATCCATGCCGCGGCTTCTATTTTTCCTTGAGTCATCGCTTCATTATCGAGTAAATGGCCTAACCAAGGGCCTATGCCATCGGTATATAACGCAACCTGCTGCATGCCTTCCTGAGTGCGCAGCCAGTTATAATCTGTGTCGCTTTCGCCCCAGTCGTTTTCGCCGATCAGCATCACAACTTTGCCTTTATAGCCCAGGGTTTCTCGAATGCGCTTAACTTCGTTAAAATCGAAGCATTGCAGGTAGCTATTACCGCTCTCTCCACCAAACCCGTAAGCATCTAAGGCATCTACAACGATTTTACTGGCATCAACGCCTTCTTTAATGTGAAAGGCAGGGGACTTTACTTCAGGATAAACCCCTACAGACGTTCCAAATTGGCGATTTAGCTCGCTGATTAGCTCAAAGTGTTCATTTAACGTGGCAACTTTAAAATTAGCATGCGTGCCGCGGTACCTATCTTTAAAAACTTGCTTCCCGTCACTGTTAGCGCGCTCGTGTACCTGCAGTTGTCGCAGTTCTTCAAGAGTAAAATCACGCGCGTAATAGCGTCCGTCATCGCGGTGGCGTGCAGGAAACACATCTTCTACATTGGTGACCGTTTCTAAGTGGATGTCGTGTAGCACAACGGGTATGTCGTCTTTGGTGATAACAACATCTTGCTCAATAAAATCAGGGCCCAGAGAAAAGGCGAGGGTAGCAGCTTCGAGGGTATGCTCAGGTAAATAGCCCGACGCGCCGCGATGGGCTATCACGGTAAAGTGCGTTTCAACATTTTCTTTTGTGTCAGCGTGTGTTTGCGCACTCTCGTTATTTGCAGCCATGGCCGAAAACGCACTGCCAGCAGCAACTGCACCGGTAAAAGCGATAAACAACGCTGGCAGAATAGCGGCCAGTTTTGCTTTTGGCTGACTGCGCAAGCCTATATTGTGCGCTGCTCGAGGCTTCCGACATATCGCTGTTCTAGCTTGGCTTTTGTTTTTATCATCTTGCGAAAATAATAAGCGGTTACGTAGCATGTCGTGTCACTCCATGTGGTTTTTCATCGTTTTTTTCCAGTGCCGCACGTTTTTAAATTGATAGTTTGGCGACTTAAGCGTTCAAATCGCTTTGACTACGCTGGCTGCATCTTCAGTTCTTGTTTTTGAGCCATTTCATAGCGAAATCGATTTATTTTGTATGAGTTCTATTGCATATCCATCGGGGTCGCGAACAAAAGCAATAACTGTGGAGCCGCCTTTTACTGGCCCCGGTTTACGATATACATCAGCGCCGTTTGTTTCTAAGTTTTCACAAAACTGATAGATATCATCGACCTCAATCGCAATATGACCATATGCGTTACCCTTATCGTAGGTGTTGTCGCCCCAGTTGTAGGTAAGTTCTAAGACGGTACTCTCGGTTTCATCGCCATATCCCACGAAAGCTAGCGTGTATTCATACTCTTTGTTTTCAGACTGGCGAAGAAGGCGCATGCCCATGAGTGAGGTATAAAAGTGAAGAGAGGCCTCTAAGTTTTCAACTCGAAGCATGGTGTGAAGCATTCGCATAAGAGATTCCTATTTTGAACCATCGGAATTACTCGATGGCACACTGCACTGTGATTGCGTGTTGGCTGTTACTTTTTGTACACATAAATACGATGAGTACTTTATTTGAGTAAACGCAAACAACACGCTTTTATGTTAATTAGGAAATGTTAACGCTTTAAGACAATATTACAATTCTAGTTAACCGTACTATACCTGCGGTAACACGCCGCGATTACGAACATTTTAAGTCTCGCTGAGTGGGTAATTATCTATGCGGACTGGTATTAATAGCCCCATAGGCCGATATTATCAATTTTAAGACGGCGAGGTTGGCTCAATAGGTAAACCACCATGTTGCCTAAGTCTTCATTTTGAATTAGGCCATCGTCCACTTTCTCTGTTTCTGCTTTCTGCGACTGTATCAGTGCAGGGTTTAGGGAATGGACGTGAATACCGTAGGGGCGAACCTCTTCTTGCAACGCTTTTCCAAGCCCCACCATCGCAAATTTTGATGCACAGTAAACGCCTGCATTGGCATAGCCGTTCAATGCCGCCTGAGAAGCGATATTGATAATGTAGCCTTCCTTGTTGTTAATCATGTGAGGCACGACCTCTTTACACATGAGAAAAGTCCCTTTTACGTTAGTATCCATTACTTCGTCCCACGCTTTCTCTGAGGTTTCCCAAATAAGGGTCTCCTTACCAAAGCCACTGTTATTAATTAGGACGTGTAGCTCGCCAAATTTATCTTTGACTTTTCTAACAAAACTGGCAACATCAGCGCTTTTCGATACATCACAAACTTGGCCAAAGACATTACCTGGGAATAAGGCGTCGAACTGCTCTACAGTCTGCTTAACCGCAGTTTCAGTGCGCCCACAAATGGCCACGTTCATTCCTGCTTCTAGTAGAAATCGAGCGAGAGTTTTACCTAGCCCTTTTCCGCCTCCAGTAACAATGGCTGTTTTACCTTCTAACGCATACGTGTCTGTCATAATTTAAACCTATAGCAAAAAAGCAAGGTTAACCTAGCTTTCAAGTGCCTTGAACAAACATACGTATTCAGCTTCGCCAAAAAAATTTGTAAAAAAGTTGTGTTTTGGTTAAAAAATAAACTGAAAACTAGTGGACATTGCTCGCGATTACCTGTACCTTTCGCATCGCTCTAGATATGTTATTTGCTTTACCTAATACTGCGCTGTACCTCTTTTTTAAATCCTTCAAATTGAAGTTTTATATAGATATACAACTGCTTTACTAGCTTGGAGATGTCTATAGCTATTCGGTGGTTTCCACCATTACATCAATTTTTTTAAAAGGTTTTTATTATGTCTAATTCTGTAAACGGTACAGTTAAGTGGTTCAACGAAGAAAAAGGTTTTGGTTTCATCACTCCTGAAGCTGGCGGCAAAGACGTATTCGTACACTTCCGTTCAATTGCTTCTGACGGTTTCAAAACGTTGAAAGAAGGCCAAGAAGTTAGCTTCGAAGTTGAACAAGGCCAAAAAGGTCCTCAAGCTGCTAACGTAGTAGTTCGATAAAACCTCTATGCTTATCTAAGGTCACTTCTCTTTTCTGAAGTGACCTCAAAAAAATGGGCTCTTTCTGAAACGCTATGTTCACGCTAGAGCCTAATTATCGTTTTTCGATTTCTTTACCCAACCTGCGAGGAATTCAAAACAAACAACATTAATAAAGAAGTATTTACTATGCAATTTCAAGATTCTATCTCTACCTTTAATAGCGCCATTTCAGGTGCGTTAATCTCAAATATCTCCATAAATAAAACAACCGTTGCTTTTAAACATGCGAATACGTATCGGCATGTAGAGCTGCCATCAAGGCAAGAGGCGAAGCGATTTGTTGCCCAGCTTATTCAAGCGCAATAAAACGTAAGCATTTCGGACTAGCAGAGGCGAGGGTAAGCAGAGTACTGGTAAGCAATGGCCAGCACGAGATGCACTGACCAATGTTTGATGATTACTAACGTGTAACTACTGTTTAGCTTTTAAGTCAACGTCCGAATCGGCTAACAAGTATATACTTGCTGCGTAGGCTGCAATGTTTTGCGCAAGCTCATCGGGGTCAATTTTATCTAAGGTATCATCTGGCGTATGGTGAAGATCAAAGTAATCTCTACCGTTTTGATTTAACCTAATCGTTGGTACGCCTTTCGCTGCTAGCGGAATAATGTCAGGGCCGCCGCCAGCAATGTCTGAACCGCCACGCACTATACCTAGCGGTGATAAAATCTTCGCGATTTCATCGACTAGCACAGTCGCTTCGGGATTCACATTTGACACTACTTGCCAGATAGTTTGCGCACCAAAGTCAGACTCTGTGGCCAGAACGTGATTTTCAAGGTTCTTTTCGTGTTGTTTAGCGTAAGCAAAGGCACCTAATAAGCCCACTTCCTCAGCGCCAAACATGACCACACGAATGGTGCGTTTTGGGCGCTCTGGTAAAGAAGCAATTAACGCAGCCGCTGCCGTGGTAATGGCAACGCCCGCGCCGTCATCAACTGCACCTGTTCCTAAATCCCAGCTGTCTAGGTGGCCGCCAATAAGGATAATTTCTTCGGGCTTCTCGCTGCCCACTAAATCCAGTATTACGTTGCCGCTGTTTACTTCGCCTTTCCATTTCGATTCAGAGTGAAGCGACAATGACAGCGGTTTACCTAAGTTATGTAAACGTCGTAAATGGTCTGCGTCTGGGTTTGAGATAGCGACTACGGGGATATCTGCCCAATTATCGCCGTCTGAGCTCATCATGCCTGAGTGAGGGAAACGATGAGAGTCTGAACCTACTGAGCGCACGACCAGCGCTTCAGCGCCGCCGCGTTGAGCATGTTGCCAACCAATACGGCGACGTTGGTTCGCTTGACCATAGCCTGCACCTGTTTGGCTTTTAACCATGGCGTCGCCGTCTACAAATGCAATTTTGCCTTTAAGGGCACCATCTTTAACTGCGGTTAGCGCGTGAATATCTCTGAAATAAACGATGTCTGCATTGATCTCGCTTTCAGAAGGCGCTGCGCCGCCAAGGGCTGTGCCGTAAAGCGGCTGGGCATAAGGCGCCGTGAGTGAAATGTGTAGGTGGCCTCTATCCCAAAATGGCATAGTGAATTCTTCTATGCTGACTTTATCAAAACCTAGACGCTCTCCTACCACCACGCCCCAATCTCTAGCTCGCTTTTCTGCTTCAGAGCCGCCCAGGCGAGGGCCAATCTCAGTGGTTAGGGATTCAACAATGCTATAGCCTAAATCACTTTTCAGGGCTTTTTGAATTAATGCTTCCGCATTTTTCTTTTGCTCGTCAGTAATGGGGGAAGTTTCTGCAAAAACACCAAAACTGCATGCACTTACTAATGCACCAAACGCCAGCCTTCTAGCGATAGTATTCAATCGAGACATGTGTTCTCCATGGATTTATTTTTATATTTCTTTTTTATTTGCGCGAGCAAAACTCTAACCCATCCATCATAGCCAATTTGGTTGTCCCTTTCGAGGCAAACCACAAGCGTAAGTCGTGTGTTAGTCGCAAAATTCCTCTTGAGAGAAAATAAATGGAGAATAAAAAAGGAGCCTAAGGCTCCTTTCTGAAAGTTTCTATCTACGCTTCTTCTTAAGCGCCAATTTTTGCTTTTTCTCTTGTTCTTTCAGCACTTCGTTAATAAAACTCTTTCTGCCGAACTCGCGTGTGATAACACACTTGTTTAAGTCGAAACCGCGGGCAGGGCAGTATTCTCTGCCATATAGGATGATTTGCAGATGCAAATCGTTCCACCTTTCTTTTGGGAACAAGCGTTTTGCGTCACGCTCTGTCTGCTCAACACTCTTTCCGTTCGACAAACCCCAGCGATACATTAATCGGTGGATATGAGTATCTACGGGAAAAGCAGGAATGCCAAAGCCTTGAGACATAACCACAGCGGCAGTCTTGTGACCCACTGCGGGCATGGCTTCCAGCGCTTCAAAGTTTGCAGGCACTTCACCGTTGTGCTGCTTGATGATCATGTCAGACAAATGCCAAATGCCTTTGGACTTCATGGGAGATAAACCACAAGGACGGATAATGTCTTGAATTTCTTCAATACTCATCAATACCATGTCGTACGGATTATCTGCCCGAGCAAAGAGCTTCGGCGTAATTTGGTTAACGCGCTCGTCTGTACATTGCGCCGATAGCAGAACCGCAATGAGTAACGTATATGGGTCTTTATGATCTAAAAAGATAGGAATTTCCGGATAAAGGTCATCCAGTATTCGCATGATTTCTTTTACTTTTTCCTGCTTAGAAAGCGGCTTGGCCGGCTTAACTACATCATTCATTTCTAAATACTTTTTTGTTTTTGATTTTTAGCGTTTAGCTTTCAGAGGTAACGCGTACCCGTTCAGCCTTCACTGCAGGCGATGTTTGCTTAGCGGCTAACTTTGCATCAATACTGTTTTTGATAGCAATGAGAAGACCCATACCTAAAAAGGCACCAGGCGGCAGTATCGCAAGCAAAAACGGATTTTCAGTGTTGAAAAGCGTTATGGTCCAGTTCTCAGCAATTGAGCCAAACAGTCTGTCTGCCCCTGCTAGCAATGTACCTGCACCCAATATCTCACGCATACCACCTAAAATGACCAGCACTGCGGTAAAACCCAGTCCCATCATGAGTCCGTCGTAGGCAGAGGCGAGCGGCCCGTTTTTCGACGCAAAGGCTTCTGCGCGGCCTATGATGGCGCAGTTAGTTACAATCAGCGGAATGAAAATACCTAGCGCTAAGTAAAGGTCATAGGTGTATGCATTCATTAATAGCTGAACAATGGTAACGAACGCAGCAATGATCATAACAAAAACGGGAATGCGGATTTCGTTTCTTACTACATTACGAACGAGTGAAACGGTAACGTTACTGCCAATGAGTACCAACATGGTAGCAAGGCCTAACCCGAGACCATTGGTAAACGTCGCGGTAACGGCCAATAGCGGGCACAAACCTAACAGTTGTACCAGCGCAGGATTGTTCTTCCAAAGCCCTTGTAAAGACAGGTCGCGAAAATCAGTCACGTTATAGCTCCTCTACACTATGAGGTTGAGCCTCATTCACGTTAATCGCATCAATTGTTTCAACGGAATCTGTAATTGCGCAGGTGTTAGGAGCGTTGAAAAGTGCAGATTGGTTGGCCTGTGCATAAAGCAAGGCTTCGCGTACTGCTCTTACTACTGCTCTCGGCGTGATGGTAGCGCCAGTGAACTGATCGAACTCACCACCGTCCTTTTTGACCTGCCAAGGCGCCAAATTGTCGGGTGAAAAAGGCTTGTCACTGAACGTCGTTATCCAGTTGCTAACTGCAAGCTCTATTTTATCGCCAAGGCCAGGGGTTTCTTTGTGTTCGATAACGCGTACGCCAAGCACCCTCATACTGATTCTATTAGTGTTGGGCACAGAAATATCGGACGCATTCTCGTCTTGCTCCGATGGGCTCTGAGGTGTTGAGTCAAGCTCGGCCAACTCCGAGAGCGCTAACGCGGTGATATTGAGATTTTCGCTCTCACCGTCGAGCGAGTCAGTACTCGAGCCGCCTTGTGTGTTTCCACCAACGTGTGCATCCACTTTTACACCAACAACGATATCGATATCTCCACTGTATCCGTCTGGAGCAGTGGCTTCTAATACTAATGCGCTAGGTTGGCCATTTAACGTCGCACGATATATTTTGTGTGCTTTTTTGTTGCCAAGTTCAGGTGCATTGACCTCTGTGCAGTTGGCGTAAAGGGCATTGTCGTGGAATTCGCTAGGCACGACTTCATTAAGTACGCTTAGCAGTTTTTGCTGCTTTTGTTGCTCAATTTTATCTTGGGTGCCAAAAAATGTGAGTGCTATTAATGCTGTGGTAACAACGGCAAACGCACCTAACATAAGGCCGTTTTTGGCCAGGCTTTCTTTCATCATTAGTGTTTACCTCGACCTTTTACGTTTTTGCCGTACACGCGAGGACGGGTATAGTAATCAATCAAAGGCACCGCCATATTCATAATAATAACCGCAAACGCTACAGCATCAGGGTAACCACCAAAGGTACGGATTATTACCACCCAAAAGCCAATCGCTGCACCAAATATAATGCGGC includes the following:
- the glpQ gene encoding glycerophosphodiester phosphodiesterase, with the protein product MLRNRLLFSQDDKNKSQARTAICRKPRAAHNIGLRSQPKAKLAAILPALFIAFTGAVAAGSAFSAMAANNESAQTHADTKENVETHFTVIAHRGASGYLPEHTLEAATLAFSLGPDFIEQDVVITKDDIPVVLHDIHLETVTNVEDVFPARHRDDGRYYARDFTLEELRQLQVHERANSDGKQVFKDRYRGTHANFKVATLNEHFELISELNRQFGTSVGVYPEVKSPAFHIKEGVDASKIVVDALDAYGFGGESGNSYLQCFDFNEVKRIRETLGYKGKVVMLIGENDWGESDTDYNWLRTQEGMQQVALYTDGIGPWLGHLLDNEAMTQGKIEAAAWIAYAHENNLTIHPYTYRHDALPAGMSSEQVLEVLDKVVGADGVFTDHLVPVLRWREKLN
- a CDS encoding cold-shock protein; its protein translation is MSNSVNGTVKWFNEEKGFGFITPEAGGKDVFVHFRSIASDGFKTLKEGQEVSFEVEQGQKGPQAANVVVR
- the gloA gene encoding lactoylglutathione lyase, whose amino-acid sequence is MRMLHTMLRVENLEASLHFYTSLMGMRLLRQSENKEYEYTLAFVGYGDETESTVLELTYNWGDNTYDKGNAYGHIAIEVDDIYQFCENLETNGADVYRKPGPVKGGSTVIAFVRDPDGYAIELIQNKSISL
- a CDS encoding endonuclease III domain-containing protein translates to MNDVVKPAKPLSKQEKVKEIMRILDDLYPEIPIFLDHKDPYTLLIAVLLSAQCTDERVNQITPKLFARADNPYDMVLMSIEEIQDIIRPCGLSPMKSKGIWHLSDMIIKQHNGEVPANFEALEAMPAVGHKTAAVVMSQGFGIPAFPVDTHIHRLMYRWGLSNGKSVEQTERDAKRLFPKERWNDLHLQIILYGREYCPARGFDLNKCVITREFGRKSFINEVLKEQEKKQKLALKKKRR
- a CDS encoding SDR family oxidoreductase, which translates into the protein MTDTYALEGKTAIVTGGGKGLGKTLARFLLEAGMNVAICGRTETAVKQTVEQFDALFPGNVFGQVCDVSKSADVASFVRKVKDKFGELHVLINNSGFGKETLIWETSEKAWDEVMDTNVKGTFLMCKEVVPHMINNKEGYIINIASQAALNGYANAGVYCASKFAMVGLGKALQEEVRPYGIHVHSLNPALIQSQKAETEKVDDGLIQNEDLGNMVVYLLSQPRRLKIDNIGLWGY
- a CDS encoding M20/M25/M40 family metallo-hydrolase — translated: MSRLNTIARRLAFGALVSACSFGVFAETSPITDEQKKNAEALIQKALKSDLGYSIVESLTTEIGPRLGGSEAEKRARDWGVVVGERLGFDKVSIEEFTMPFWDRGHLHISLTAPYAQPLYGTALGGAAPSESEINADIVYFRDIHALTAVKDGALKGKIAFVDGDAMVKSQTGAGYGQANQRRRIGWQHAQRGGAEALVVRSVGSDSHRFPHSGMMSSDGDNWADIPVVAISNPDADHLRRLHNLGKPLSLSLHSESKWKGEVNSGNVILDLVGSEKPEEIILIGGHLDSWDLGTGAVDDGAGVAITTAAAALIASLPERPKRTIRVVMFGAEEVGLLGAFAYAKQHEKNLENHVLATESDFGAQTIWQVVSNVNPEATVLVDEIAKILSPLGIVRGGSDIAGGGPDIIPLAAKGVPTIRLNQNGRDYFDLHHTPDDTLDKIDPDELAQNIAAYAASIYLLADSDVDLKAKQ
- a CDS encoding electron transport complex subunit E — translated: MTDFRDLSLQGLWKNNPALVQLLGLCPLLAVTATFTNGLGLGLATMLVLIGSNVTVSLVRNVVRNEIRIPVFVMIIAAFVTIVQLLMNAYTYDLYLALGIFIPLIVTNCAIIGRAEAFASKNGPLASAYDGLMMGLGFTAVLVILGGMREILGAGTLLAGADRLFGSIAENWTITLFNTENPFLLAILPPGAFLGMGLLIAIKNSIDAKLAAKQTSPAVKAERVRVTSES